tgcaaaacctgCAAAGCAAAAGTGATTCTAAGGGGCAATCTCTAATTTTCTCTGGCCTTTGGAATATCTATTGTACTACAAAATGATGAGGTAGTCTGACGGTGCCAACCACCATATCACAAACATGTACTCTGGAAATTTCTCAATATTCCTTGTTGTAAAGTTTTAAATGATAGATACTACCTGTATTACGGGTCATTACTAGATATGACAAGTTTGTCAGAGTAAATTCAAGGTCGAACTTAATTCACTTTGACAATGACAATGTAGTGCACAGAACTTGACAGGTTATGTACTGCTATTAGCATtgatttgctgcagaaaaaagATCTTTATTCATAGCCAAAAAGTTCAAACTATTAGCTTGAAAGGAATTTTTTCTGGCTCACTGCTTCAAATGTGCCTATTTCCAGAAGTCAACATTACTTCATGTAACCTCCAGAATGCCATTAATACATGCATGACAACAAATGCAAGCTAGTTATTGTCATttaattacatgtatacatcagcttatctgtgtctgtatgtttgtgcgAGTATTTTGAGTATCGCACGCTCTGGCTTTTCTAGATGTGTACACAAACTCTTGATAAGATGCAAGTTCAACATCAGTACACTGAGGAGCATTTCATATGATAAGAGATGATAGAAGTAGtataggatagtatatatttaTAGGTCCCTTTTGAATCTGAAATTATGTTTGAAATTCACGACGATCTCTTTCCTGCCCccccaaaacaaaataaaacataaaatacaacaaaatggCATTCCTTCAAATTATAAATATCCTGTATGAATACATGTCAGCCTTCATACATACTAGTATTAAAATCCCaccaatgaaatgaaataatatgTATACAGGATATCATTGTGCTGTGCCTGTTTGGTGCAAATTTCAACTTCAATCATGTGTCAAGGGCAATCTGATGAAATTCAATGTAGAAATGGGtcaatattttatataattgtATTGCTGTCTTTGCTTCTGCTGTCCGAGTCATCCCCTCTCATAGACACTGCAATATTGTTATTATGTAAGTCTGCACTGGTTTTGAAATACACAGAATGGAAAGACTAAAATCtcttaatgaatttttgataaaatgtggGTTACTTACTGAGcaagcaaaaataaataaatcatcCCCCCTCCCCAAACCTAATTTACCAGTTGGTTTTGTGGGATGAAGGATCTCTGGAGAAAATACGACAATTTAATGAAATACAAGTACTGTTATAGACAACAACTTTTCAGCAAAAGGATATATCTAAGGAACTGAGTGAATTTTCCAGGTATTTCCTTCTGTATTTTCCATATATGGACATTTTTGTCTGAAACAAAGTACAAACAATACCTTACCAAGCTCTGACAGAACTCTTACAAGGGTATCGACAGTGCTGATTTGATGAAAAAATGCAATATCAGTGCTGAGTTTGACAACTGCTCCATCAATTCACTGCTGTTCGATTACTACACTATCATTACCCTCCAGGTACTATTTAATATGAGAGCTGTaaacctttgagcgccaaagccaatttttgtcgcctttatagaatataccccagtcaaattttcttcagatttttaccattattttggtaaaaaaactgtagcggatgaaatatgatgtccagctggtccaaaattataaaaaaaatacagaaatatccaaaaaaattggtaaaatgttgcactgaaattttgataggAAAAAGGAACTTTAAGAAAGCCCAAGAGTACACTGTGCACTGCCCAAAACTCCGGATGGATATGCTACCAGTTATCTATTGTACATACAATTTAAAGAGGAAAAGCATGGATTATGAGTTGTTGCTTATTGTTACTTTCACAGAACACTACAACTGTAAGTTTAAGGTAAGGATTTAAATCAGTGACACGTAGATGTGAATGCATGATCAAAAAAACTGTCACAGAGAAGAAATCGCCTCagcatacagaaaaaaatattttgtacaggGCTGacaatagaaataaaataattttgctgtcacagtgacagaaaaaataaagcCGCCATACCTATTTattccaacccccccccccccccccccggaaatTAAATGGGTTTCTCCCTAATTTACTGTAGTAACAACGAAACGAACAAACGAATACCCGGTAGTTgctttcaaaatggcggcatGTTTCTGCTGTTTTCGCTGCTGCTGGGCTGGAACGGGCTTTCAACACGTCCCTCTCAAAGAATTGCCATCGGTCGCTCTTGATACCGGTCATATGGGTGAGTCAAAAGAACTTGAACGTAACTGTAgaagtgaaatttacataaacgGTGATAAAACAGGGATACTTTATCCTGAAGTGTGAAGTTCTGGATCGTGACTCAAAGACAGCACTGCAGCTATTGCTGTGCCAACTGCCATACCAGCTGACATACGTCACTTTTCCAAAACCATCGCGAAATAGTCCACTgtgaaaataattctgtcatTGTACGTGTATGAGACTATATCGATCGGCAGTGAAGTGATTTCCAAGTTCAACCCGGTTgtttcactgtcactgtcatCGGAAAACAATGAACACATTGTTTATGCGATCAATACCAATAGTATACAATACACAATAGTTGAACACGTTGACATTTCCTTTCTGCCTTTCATTGGCGTATCACATTCCGGTTAGGCCAGCTGATTTCCTCGATGGTAGGTAATTTTGGCAAAGAGATTGCTGCGGCCGTGATTGCTGCGGCCGTGAAAGGGAGAGACATCCATGGTACAAAAGGGTGTACTTGTGGGGTATGACTGTAAGTTGTAGGCTGAAAACATACTGTGtctctccccctcccctccccccccccaaaaaaaaagaaataaacagcGTGTATGGAGACCACCACAATCACTCCACTTTGCAAAAACAGTCAATTTGAAGTGTTATATTTAAATAATGGATTTTGCCATCTGCaagaacatttttcaaaataccaTCGTGAATACCTCCCATAATTATTccaatgcataaataaacaggGGCAAAGATGTTGATATCTATCCCACGAATATTTATTTTCCATAAAAGGAAAATGAATGTTGTCAACTCAACAATTGTTTATCACTCCAGTTAAAGGACATGGAAGCTCGATGTGAGAAACCATTGAACTTTTGCTTGTCATCACTGTAATCTTTGCTATTGACTCTAGCATTGTCATTTCTGTCCATACTGGTACTTTGAAATACACACTAATGAGTGATCACAGCATTTCTGTATGAAGTTGATACAATAAAATTTAAGGGGCAAACTACAACTGTTCATGTTAAGATGCTTATCAAGAAGAAAAAACTTGTTTGGTAATGTGTACATTATTCCCATACCATGCAATACTGCTGCAGTATACACTATTGACTTGTATGTTTTACCAGGCAATGATGTGGTCATAGTAAAGGCAGGCAGAAGAATCTGTGGTACAGGAGCAGCATTAGCAAATGCACCCATAGTTCAAGATAAAGcatattttgaaatgaagaTCCAGTCTACAGGTATGTGAGAGACTCTTACAGCCCCTCGCTGCCTACATGCAGTGGCTGGTTTAGCCTGTAGGTCATTGAGCTGGTACAGCTCAGCAAAGCCAGGTCAATGAGCTGTCTTGTGCTGAGCCAGGCCACAGTAGTATGTAGCCAGCGAGGGGCTATGAGATAGTCTACGGCAGCTCTACGGGTATGTTAACTCTGCCCTAgtgtttttaatatattttgtgtacagTGGTCTTCAAGATTAAATTTGATCTAACATTACAGTGATTATAGAAGGTTTTAGAAATTACCATGAAACTGAACAACATgtaaatacaatattattgagaTAAATTCAAGGAAAAGGTATATACAACAGCACAAAGACAGATTATGTTGTGTGATATCATGGCATTGTAAACATGGAAAGACCATCAAGTCAATACACTCAGTACTCTTGCATTTGCTGCAACTTTGGTTCCCATCAGACAGTTCCCGAAACAGAGTTGTATAGATAGGGTTCCATGGATGCATTCAGATCTGAATTGCATTCAACCCAAGCCATATGGCGATGATTATTTCCATATGCCTAGCCAGTAAGATGCATCATAGCAAACTGTCTGGCTTGccattttaatgtttatgtCCAAGACCACGAGTCATTGATCCATGACTCATACATTcattactgtaatttgcatttGATGGTATGGGCTAGAATCTGATTGACACACAAATAACATTGCTTTACAAATAAAGACAATTGAAACATCAATCATGATCTGGAGAAGTTTGTTCAACCCAGATTAAAAAAAGTAAAGACAGATCAATTTTTATACCACATACAGTAGGCAGAAGATAAAGGTCATTTTCTGTCTCACTTCAAACATTTGCAATACTTTGACATACCTTATTAACAAAGAATGCTTTCAATAAAAGTTGATCTCCATTTAGAAATAATAGGAAATATAAAATGCAGTCTGGGTCAGTATGCAATGATACATTTTGAGAGGCAGCATGAGATAGGGAAAGGAATTCTAGtaaactgtacatgtactttactTGAAGGTTACTTCCCAACCTAATCTAACACAGGGTTACAGGGTTCATGTGAAATCAAGTTTATCTAAACTCTGCTTACTATTGCCTCTTATTATACAGGTGTATGGGGCATTGGTCTTGCAACGAGGAAAGCTAATCTAAATATTGTGCCAATGGGTTGTGATGTAGAAAGCTGCGTTTTAAGAGAAGATGGCTCGGTCTACCAGAACAACCAACTCTTACATAAATTAGGTGTTGCAATCAATGAAGGCGATGTGATTGTAAGTATTTACTCAATGGCTAGCTTGTTACAAGAACTGTTCAATGTATAACGTTTTTGATTCTTACTTTAATTGCGTTCAATCAATAATATCCCCACTAGAAGTCATTCACAGGAAGTTGTAATAGACAAACCAAAGAAATGATGTAATGCGTCTTGATAACCTCATATTGAACAGATCAGTGGTTGATTATGGGGTAGTTAGGTCTATGCATCCCCTAACGTACAAGATATTTTGAATTATAAGTTCCACAAAATTTCTCGAAATTTCTGTGTTTGCATCAAACACACAAAGGCTGAAACTTTCTTGTATCAAAGAGAATATGTATGAGGCAATGGGGAAAAATAGGCCCCAGAAGAAGATCTAAGACAACGATTAAACaaacaggaaatgtattttgtGTGAATCATAAATTTGGTTACCAATTTTTGTTATCGATGCTGCAGATGTTCACCATTAATCAATCTGTACATCCATTCTTGGTTACAATAACCAAACtacaataaacaagaaaacttAACAGGGTTTGAGCTTTTCATAACGTATCAAAAAGAGGTGGTTTAGAAAAAGTGTACTGCCAGTCACCAACAAAAAACAAGGGAAGCTAACAAAACTTTATCTTTTACATTACAGGGCATGACGTATGACCATATAGAGCTACAGTTGTATTTAAATGGTCAGTCATTACAATGTCCAATCAGTGGCATTAAAGGAACAGTTTATCCGGTATTTTATGGTAAGTACATATTCTGGAGGTCTTTATGATTTGAACCAATTAATCATCCAAGCTGACATAAttggatatatgcaaatttcagtgaCTGAGAGAAACTTTGAAACACAAGGAAATTCCTTCCACCAAATTGTGAGATTTACTTGAAGAAAAGATTTTCATCAAGAAACatagaaacaaattttattttacataataAAATACTATATTTCTGTAACTTACAGTGATCTCATCTTTATTTTTTCAGTCGATGAAGGTGCAATTCTTGATGTACAGTTCAGTGAATTTTATCATCCACCACCGCAAGGCTTTGACAAGATTATGTTTGAACAGTCGTTATTATGAACGAGATACGGAAGAAGAcggtttattttttaatttattgtaatataataacCAAGTGTCCTGTGAGGCAACTCGAGATATTGAAAACAGgaattttaacttttaaaacaCAAAGCTGTGAAGACTGGTGAGAGCTTGTTACAGGTTGAAACCAGTTACAGGGGTGCTACTTCTAGCAGACTGAAGTTTGTACAGGGGGTGTCAACTAGCAGGTGAAGTTATGTACCAGGGGTGCTCATCTAGCAGACTGAAGTTTGTACAGGGGGTGTCAACTAGCAGGTGaagttatgtacatgtatttgtagaaAAGGTTGAAACTGACCCAAAGTCATGTACATGTCAAATTCTCGCAAGAGAGGAGAATTTGCTTGCcattatttatagtgaaatttggcATTCTCTTGGAAGGTACGGGCATATTTGTTGTTAAAGTTAACCGAGGACAAAGATACAATTAACATAAGAAAGATTGAATCCAATCTTATTCAAGTGTGCTATGTAAATGTTCAGTCTGTTGACGCTTTTTACGGGCAAACCTTCTTGTGATTACCACTGATACGTTAACTACTACTTGTGCCTATCGTATTTTCCATTCTTTAACTTATTAacaaccatggtttgtcccaaatccattgttttctatggtaaagttggacctgtacacagggaactgggggtgaaagggttacctTATTAACAATAACAAATTGAGGGGGGAAGGCTGTTCCAAACTCAAAATCACTGGTTTTAGAATATAAGCTGCATATATTGGTTAGTAACCATAGTGATATTACTGCTGTCGCTAGGTATGACTTCATCAACATGCAtagaaaattcaaataaatgacCGTCAGACCATAGTAACATG
Above is a window of Ptychodera flava strain L36383 chromosome 19, AS_Pfla_20210202, whole genome shotgun sequence DNA encoding:
- the LOC139119224 gene encoding SPRY domain-containing protein 7-like; translation: MAACFCCFRCCWAGTGFQHVPLKELPSVALDTGHMGNDVVIVKAGRRICGTGAALANAPIVQDKAYFEMKIQSTGVWGIGLATRKANLNIVPMGCDVESCVLREDGSVYQNNQLLHKLGVAINEGDVIGMTYDHIELQLYLNGQSLQCPISGIKGTVYPVFYVDEGAILDVQFSEFYHPPPQGFDKIMFEQSLL